From Vagococcus jeotgali, one genomic window encodes:
- a CDS encoding YebC/PmpR family DNA-binding transcriptional regulator, which yields MAGHSKWNNIKNRKGAQDAKRGQIFQKLTREIYVAAKAGGADPTTNPSLRLALDKAKSANMPNDNVTRAIKKATTAGEGEQYDEVVYEGYGPSGVAILVQTLTDNKNRTSTNVRVAFNKNGGSLGETGSVAYMFDRKGYIAIEREELDVDEDVMTMSVLEAGGEDIIISDDVFEIYAEASDFTQVRDALEAEGYVLAQAELTMVPQVSTTLSEGDSDILQSIVDALEDDDDVSEVYTSAE from the coding sequence ATGGCGGGACATTCTAAGTGGAATAATATAAAAAATCGAAAAGGTGCTCAAGATGCTAAACGAGGTCAAATTTTTCAAAAACTAACACGCGAGATCTATGTGGCAGCAAAAGCAGGAGGGGCAGATCCAACAACTAATCCTTCGCTAAGGCTAGCTCTAGATAAGGCAAAAAGTGCCAATATGCCAAATGATAATGTCACCAGGGCAATTAAAAAAGCGACAACTGCTGGTGAAGGTGAACAATATGATGAAGTTGTTTATGAAGGGTATGGTCCAAGTGGTGTTGCTATTTTAGTTCAAACATTAACTGATAATAAAAATAGAACATCGACAAACGTACGAGTAGCCTTCAATAAAAATGGTGGATCTCTTGGCGAAACTGGTTCAGTAGCTTATATGTTTGATCGAAAAGGTTATATAGCTATTGAAAGAGAAGAACTAGATGTGGATGAAGATGTGATGACGATGAGTGTGCTTGAAGCAGGTGGGGAAGACATTATCATATCAGATGATGTGTTTGAGATTTATGCAGAAGCTAGTGACTTTACTCAAGTCAGGGATGCCTTAGAAGCAGAAGGTTACGTGCTGGCACAAGCAGAATTGACAATGGTGCCTCAAGTTTCAACGACACTTTCTGAGGGTGATAGTGATATTTTACAAAGTATTGTAGATGCTTTAGAGGATGATGATGATGTATCAGAAGTTTATACATCTGCTGAATAA
- a CDS encoding transposase: MNNRIKAIKPTAYGYRNFLTFKRRIFLIQGQSFQFN, from the coding sequence ATTAACAACCGAATCAAAGCTATCAAACCAACAGCCTATGGTTACCGAAATTTCTTAACTTTTAAGCGACGGATTTTCCTTATTCAAGGTCAATCATTTCAATTTAATTAA
- the mreD gene encoding rod shape-determining protein MreD, whose product MSESKYFSYYLPILLFITMLVDAHISSGLMSLFAVPMTFTSNLTLLLFMFSTFKVGKVYLTSWAAVIGLLYDSYFYNVIGINLILYPLLVLLMYLLFEHVIPNTFTLILSFIVFVTLLSIGRVLLLTAFNLTNTTFLDFFTRNLTPTLLINTLYITLFVIPLSKLFGLKKKKKAR is encoded by the coding sequence ATGAGCGAATCAAAATATTTCTCTTACTATCTACCAATCTTATTGTTTATCACGATGTTAGTAGATGCGCATATTAGTAGTGGATTGATGAGTTTGTTTGCTGTACCTATGACTTTTACTAGTAATTTAACCCTTCTATTATTTATGTTTTCAACATTTAAAGTAGGCAAAGTCTATTTAACTAGTTGGGCAGCTGTTATTGGCTTGTTGTATGACTCATACTTTTATAATGTTATAGGGATTAATCTGATTTTATATCCTTTACTAGTTTTATTGATGTATCTTTTGTTTGAGCATGTTATTCCTAATACATTTACATTGATATTAAGTTTTATCGTATTTGTGACATTATTATCCATCGGTAGAGTTTTATTATTAACAGCCTTTAATTTAACGAATACAACGTTCTTAGACTTTTTTACTAGAAATTTAACGCCTACCTTGTTGATTAACACACTCTATATCACATTGTTTGTTATTCCATTATCTAAATTATTCGGATTAAAAAAGAAAAAGAAGGCACGTTGA
- a CDS encoding ISL3 family transposase: MCPSCHQNTCVKNGTYTTKTQLPEFNRITTYLELKRERYLCKECHTTFSADTALVDDYCHISKTLKYQIALDLKEDRSRKEIARFHHVSDNTVQRVLYDFTNHCLTNFQHLPKVLCIDEFKSTKSCQSGMSFICADAESKKIIDILPDRRLFSLIKYFLKYSRKERLKVKFLVMDMNANYGGLLKTVFPHAEIVTDRFHIIQHINRSFNQLRIKEMNQLKRYDNEEAKQYRRIKKYWKLFLKDSSQLSATTYSNYPLFNKSMTQVGVIEELLSYNSTIKIAYDYIQELKYAYETKDSDLFLELTHPISNELPKEFKAKFKTFQTFRQGCYQCFKLFLFKWFFRRN; encoded by the coding sequence ATATGCCCCTCTTGTCATCAGAATACGTGTGTTAAAAATGGTACTTATACTACTAAAACACAGCTACCAGAGTTTAATAGGATCACAACTTATTTAGAACTTAAAAGAGAACGATATCTATGTAAAGAATGTCATACAACATTCAGTGCTGATACTGCGTTAGTCGATGACTATTGTCATATATCGAAAACATTAAAGTATCAAATCGCCTTAGATTTGAAAGAAGATCGTTCAAGAAAAGAGATTGCTAGATTCCATCATGTTTCTGATAACACGGTACAACGTGTTTTATACGACTTTACCAACCACTGTCTAACCAACTTTCAACATCTACCAAAAGTACTATGTATCGATGAATTTAAATCAACTAAGTCATGTCAATCTGGTATGAGCTTTATTTGTGCTGATGCTGAAAGTAAAAAGATTATTGATATTTTACCAGATAGACGCCTCTTCTCTCTTATTAAGTACTTCCTGAAATACTCCAGAAAAGAGCGGTTAAAAGTGAAGTTTCTCGTCATGGATATGAATGCCAACTACGGTGGCCTTCTTAAAACTGTATTTCCACATGCAGAAATTGTGACAGATAGATTCCATATCATTCAGCATATCAATCGTTCTTTTAATCAACTAAGAATAAAAGAAATGAATCAATTAAAACGTTATGATAATGAAGAAGCAAAACAATACCGGAGAATAAAAAAATATTGGAAACTATTTTTAAAAGACTCTAGTCAATTAAGTGCCACTACATATAGTAATTATCCTCTTTTCAATAAAAGTATGACACAAGTTGGTGTCATTGAAGAACTTCTTTCCTATAACTCAACTATAAAAATCGCATATGATTATATACAAGAGTTAAAATATGCTTATGAAACAAAGGATTCAGACTTATTTTTAGAATTAACCCATCCTATCTCTAATGAGCTTCCTAAGGAATTTAAAGCCAAGTTCAAAACATTCCAAACCTTCAGGCAAGGTTGTTACCAATGCTTTAAATTATTCTTATTCAAATGGTTTTTTAGAAGGAATTAA
- a CDS encoding C40 family peptidase, producing the protein MKKKILSTLLLSSIVITSTSGAFVAQAADANSKIAEQDQKISALASQEAQAHEQLASIQENISSIREEAESLQGEQAKLSKEITSLNGEIKDLEKRIQKRDASIKEQARSVQVDSANSNVVDLVLNADSVSDAVTKVVAATRLVGANNSMMKEQKADKDAVVEKKETVEKKAAVVQENAVALEAKKGELEDQELAQKAAVSQISAEKATEESKKQEFVAEQKAAEAQREAQRQAAEKSEKAAKEAAKQEVVKEEATKEETVKEETTTSSVVKEEATKDETVKEETTVSTPTDETSENTNNNSSEEVVNTNNNDNSSTTQDNGDYEVEEEVSTPAPSAPSTPSTPAPAPKPSTPAPPAANGSAVVAEAYKYIGVPYVWGGKDPSGFDCSGFTSYVYRQSTGKEIGGWTVPQESAGTQISLSQLEPGDLVFWGARGATHHVGIYVGGGQYIHAPQPGESVTVQSISAWSPDFGVRVN; encoded by the coding sequence GTGAAAAAGAAAATTCTATCAACTTTATTATTAAGTAGTATTGTTATAACATCAACATCTGGTGCCTTTGTTGCACAAGCAGCAGATGCTAATTCAAAAATTGCTGAGCAAGACCAAAAAATTAGTGCTTTAGCAAGTCAAGAAGCACAGGCTCATGAGCAATTAGCTTCTATTCAAGAAAACATTTCATCTATTCGTGAAGAAGCAGAATCTCTACAAGGTGAACAAGCAAAATTAAGTAAAGAAATCACTTCATTAAATGGTGAAATAAAAGATTTAGAAAAACGTATCCAAAAACGTGATGCATCTATTAAAGAGCAAGCTAGATCTGTACAAGTAGATTCAGCAAATTCTAACGTTGTAGATTTAGTTTTAAATGCTGATTCTGTATCTGATGCTGTTACTAAAGTAGTAGCTGCTACTCGTCTAGTAGGTGCTAACAACTCAATGATGAAAGAACAAAAAGCAGATAAAGATGCTGTTGTTGAGAAAAAAGAAACTGTTGAAAAAAAAGCAGCAGTTGTTCAAGAAAATGCTGTAGCTCTAGAAGCTAAAAAAGGTGAGTTAGAGGACCAAGAATTAGCACAAAAAGCAGCTGTAAGTCAAATTTCAGCTGAAAAAGCAACTGAAGAAAGTAAAAAACAAGAATTTGTAGCTGAACAAAAAGCTGCAGAAGCACAACGTGAAGCACAACGTCAAGCAGCTGAGAAATCAGAAAAAGCAGCTAAAGAAGCAGCTAAACAAGAAGTTGTAAAAGAAGAAGCAACTAAAGAAGAAACTGTAAAAGAAGAAACAACAACATCATCAGTTGTAAAAGAAGAAGCAACTAAAGATGAAACTGTAAAAGAAGAAACAACAGTATCAACTCCAACAGATGAAACAAGCGAAAATACAAACAACAATAGTTCAGAAGAGGTTGTGAATACAAATAACAACGATAACTCTTCTACAACTCAAGATAATGGCGATTATGAAGTAGAAGAAGAAGTATCAACACCAGCACCATCAGCACCATCAACACCATCAACACCAGCTCCAGCACCAAAACCATCAACACCAGCACCACCAGCTGCAAATGGTAGTGCAGTAGTTGCTGAAGCTTATAAATACATTGGTGTTCCATATGTATGGGGCGGAAAAGATCCAAGTGGATTTGACTGTTCAGGTTTTACTTCTTATGTATATCGTCAATCAACTGGTAAAGAAATCGGTGGTTGGACTGTACCTCAAGAAAGCGCTGGAACTCAAATATCTCTAAGTCAATTAGAACCAGGAGATTTAGTATTCTGGGGAGCTAGAGGAGCGACTCATCACGTTGGTATTTATGTAGGTGGTGGACAATATATCCATGCACCACAACCAGGTGAATCAGTAACAGTTCAAAGTATTTCAGCATGGTCTCCAGATTTTGGAGTACGTGTAAACTAA
- the adhE gene encoding bifunctional acetaldehyde-CoA/alcohol dehydrogenase: protein MLKTKDKKVDVVVEETITDKIDQLVANAQVALKEMKTFDQEKVDHIVHQMAMAALNEHMPLAKMAVEETGRGIYEDKAIKNMFASESIWNNIKNDKTVGVISEDKQKEIIEIADPVGVICGVTPTTNPTSTTIFKAMIAIKTRNPIIFAFHPSAQKCSAEAARVVRDAAVKAGAPKDCIQWIDTPSIEGTNGLMNHEGVAIVLATGGSGMVKAAYSTGKPALGVGPGNTPAYVEKSAKIKRAVNDLIVSKSFDNGMICASEQGVIVDSEIYDDVKREFEAHQVYFVKPDELEKLENAVMNEAKTAVNPKIVGHSAVSIAKDAGINVPEGTKILVAELDGVGQDYPLSREKLSPVLAMMKAENTEHGLELCEAMLRLNGEGHTAVLHSEDEDLHLDFGLRMNACRILINSPAAQGGIGDIYNEMIPSLTLGCGSYGKNSVSKNVTSVNLINTKTVTKRRNNMQWFKLPEKIYFELNSLQYLQDMDDIERAFIVCDPGMVELGYTDRVINELMKREKPVTFEVFSDVEPNPSTNTVYAGTEQMAKFEPDTIIAIGGGSAMDAAKGMWLFYEHPETEFFGAKQKFLDIRKRAYKIPKAKKAKMVSIPTTSGTGAEVTPFAVITDSETHVKYPLADYALTPDVAIIDPQFVLSVPASVTADTGMDVLTHALESYVSVMASDYTRGLSLQAIKLVFDNLEDSVKRPNLENREKMHNASTMAGMAFANAFLGICHSIAHKIGGEYNIPHGRTNAILLPHIIRYNAKDPSKHAIFPKYDYFRADQDYADVARYLGLKGDTNEELVAALAEAVYDLGVRCGIDMNLKAQGLTQEVLDNTVDRMAELAYEDQCTTANPKEPLISELKQIIIDAYEG from the coding sequence ATTTTGAAAACAAAAGATAAAAAAGTTGACGTAGTAGTAGAAGAGACGATTACTGACAAGATTGACCAATTAGTTGCTAACGCACAAGTTGCCTTAAAAGAAATGAAAACATTCGACCAAGAAAAAGTGGATCATATCGTTCATCAAATGGCCATGGCAGCTCTAAATGAGCATATGCCTTTAGCTAAAATGGCTGTTGAAGAAACTGGACGTGGTATTTATGAAGATAAAGCGATTAAAAATATGTTTGCCTCAGAAAGCATTTGGAATAATATTAAAAATGATAAAACTGTAGGTGTCATTAGTGAAGATAAACAAAAAGAAATTATAGAAATAGCTGATCCAGTAGGTGTAATTTGTGGGGTAACACCGACAACAAACCCGACATCAACTACTATTTTTAAAGCGATGATTGCAATTAAAACTCGTAATCCAATTATTTTTGCTTTCCATCCATCAGCTCAAAAATGTTCAGCAGAAGCAGCACGAGTTGTTCGTGATGCAGCCGTTAAAGCGGGTGCTCCAAAAGACTGTATTCAGTGGATTGATACACCATCTATTGAAGGAACAAATGGTTTAATGAATCATGAGGGTGTAGCAATAGTTCTTGCAACAGGTGGGTCTGGTATGGTCAAGGCTGCTTATTCAACGGGTAAACCAGCTCTTGGGGTGGGTCCAGGTAACACACCAGCTTACGTTGAGAAGTCAGCTAAAATAAAACGAGCTGTTAATGATTTAATCGTGTCTAAATCATTTGATAATGGGATGATTTGTGCATCAGAACAAGGTGTCATCGTTGATTCAGAAATTTATGATGATGTGAAACGTGAATTTGAAGCACACCAAGTTTATTTTGTTAAACCTGATGAATTAGAAAAATTAGAAAACGCTGTGATGAATGAAGCTAAAACAGCTGTTAATCCAAAAATTGTAGGTCACTCAGCTGTCTCTATTGCAAAAGATGCTGGTATTAATGTACCTGAGGGAACAAAAATTTTAGTAGCAGAACTTGATGGGGTAGGACAAGATTACCCATTATCAAGAGAGAAATTATCTCCGGTCTTAGCAATGATGAAAGCTGAGAACACAGAGCATGGTTTAGAGTTATGTGAAGCAATGTTACGTTTAAACGGAGAAGGACATACAGCAGTCCTGCATTCTGAAGATGAGGATTTACACTTAGATTTTGGACTTAGAATGAATGCTTGTCGTATTCTAATCAACTCACCAGCAGCTCAAGGTGGTATTGGTGATATTTATAATGAAATGATTCCATCATTAACATTAGGTTGTGGCTCTTATGGTAAAAACTCAGTATCTAAAAACGTGACGTCAGTTAACCTAATTAACACAAAAACTGTAACGAAACGGAGAAATAATATGCAATGGTTTAAATTACCTGAGAAAATCTATTTTGAGTTAAATTCTCTACAATATTTACAAGATATGGATGATATTGAACGTGCGTTTATCGTGTGTGACCCTGGTATGGTGGAATTAGGCTATACGGACCGTGTAATCAATGAATTGATGAAACGTGAGAAACCAGTAACCTTTGAAGTGTTCTCAGATGTTGAACCAAACCCTTCAACAAATACAGTGTATGCTGGAACTGAGCAGATGGCTAAATTTGAACCAGATACTATTATTGCTATTGGTGGTGGTTCAGCAATGGATGCAGCTAAGGGTATGTGGTTATTCTATGAACATCCAGAGACAGAATTCTTTGGAGCAAAACAAAAATTCTTGGATATTAGAAAACGTGCTTATAAAATTCCAAAAGCTAAAAAAGCTAAAATGGTAAGTATTCCAACAACATCAGGGACAGGAGCTGAAGTAACACCATTTGCAGTTATTACTGACAGTGAAACACATGTGAAATACCCACTAGCAGATTACGCCTTAACACCAGATGTAGCGATTATTGATCCACAATTTGTATTAAGTGTACCGGCTTCTGTAACGGCTGATACTGGAATGGACGTGTTAACTCATGCTCTAGAATCATATGTATCAGTGATGGCAAGTGATTACACTCGTGGATTAAGTTTACAAGCAATTAAGCTAGTCTTTGATAATTTAGAAGATTCAGTGAAACGACCTAATTTAGAAAATCGTGAAAAAATGCATAATGCTTCGACAATGGCTGGTATGGCATTTGCCAATGCTTTCTTAGGAATTTGTCACTCAATCGCTCATAAGATTGGTGGAGAGTATAACATCCCACATGGTCGTACGAATGCTATTTTACTGCCACATATTATTCGCTATAATGCTAAAGACCCATCAAAACATGCTATCTTCCCTAAATATGATTACTTTAGAGCAGATCAAGATTATGCTGATGTGGCTAGGTATTTAGGTCTAAAAGGCGATACAAATGAGGAACTAGTAGCAGCCCTTGCTGAAGCTGTTTATGATTTAGGTGTTCGTTGTGGTATTGATATGAACTTAAAAGCACAAGGTTTAACTCAAGAAGTATTAGATAACACAGTTGATCGTATGGCAGAGCTTGCTTATGAAGATCAATGTACAACAGCTAATCCAAAAGAGCCATTAATTAGTGAACTAAAACAAATCATTATTGATGCTTATGAAGGATAA
- the yajC gene encoding preprotein translocase subunit YajC encodes MGGLANFLPLLLVLGGMMFFMNRTQKKQQNQRQQLLDSVKPGSEIITIGGLYGIVHEIDTDKGTVTIDCEGVYLEFERGAIKNVKPSDTPVAEVVTETVTTDVADDTVVEEDTTEVIEEQVESEESK; translated from the coding sequence ATGGGAGGATTAGCAAATTTTTTACCACTACTATTAGTTTTAGGTGGGATGATGTTTTTTATGAATCGTACTCAAAAGAAACAACAAAACCAACGCCAACAATTATTAGATAGTGTAAAACCAGGAAGCGAAATCATCACGATTGGTGGATTATACGGTATTGTCCATGAAATCGATACAGATAAAGGAACAGTCACAATTGATTGTGAAGGTGTTTATTTAGAATTCGAACGCGGTGCTATTAAAAATGTAAAACCAAGTGATACCCCAGTAGCAGAAGTTGTGACAGAAACAGTGACAACAGATGTTGCAGATGACACAGTAGTGGAAGAAGACACGACTGAAGTTATTGAAGAGCAAGTAGAATCAGAAGAAAGCAAATAA
- the mreC gene encoding rod shape-determining protein MreC — protein sequence MKKFNSSRNIIIAITVAVIIVLLVTFSAIQRNDKNKSMPGQSQINNAVAQIDKIIKAPFRGLENGVRSINNLFNTYSENEALKRRMDHSLTIETELADQKAENEKLKEQLDLSKTLTDYETVNANVINRSPDSWQDVLIIDKGTKDGVEVNMAVMGNKGLVGRVIIAEANSAKVELLTTQNQNTNHFPVKINTNGSKKAYGLMESYNSKTNTLVVSQLTTVEDVKKGDAVVTSGLGSNSPEGLVVGEVTEVKKSKTGLDSEVLVTPVADMYDVTHVTVIKRLVGTGEK from the coding sequence GTGAAAAAGTTTAATTCAAGTCGAAATATTATTATTGCCATAACTGTTGCAGTAATTATTGTATTACTAGTGACGTTTAGTGCTATTCAGAGAAATGATAAAAATAAAAGTATGCCAGGTCAATCACAAATCAACAACGCTGTTGCTCAGATTGATAAAATTATCAAGGCTCCATTTAGAGGCTTAGAAAATGGCGTCAGAAGTATTAATAATTTATTTAATACTTACTCTGAAAATGAAGCATTAAAACGTCGTATGGATCATAGTTTGACGATTGAAACAGAATTAGCAGATCAAAAAGCTGAAAATGAGAAACTAAAAGAACAGTTAGACTTATCTAAGACATTAACTGATTATGAAACAGTTAATGCTAATGTGATTAATCGCTCTCCTGATAGTTGGCAAGATGTTTTGATTATTGACAAAGGGACAAAAGATGGTGTCGAGGTTAATATGGCTGTCATGGGTAATAAAGGTTTAGTAGGACGTGTGATCATTGCTGAAGCCAACAGTGCTAAGGTAGAACTATTAACGACTCAAAACCAAAATACTAACCATTTTCCTGTTAAAATTAACACAAACGGTAGTAAAAAAGCCTATGGTCTGATGGAGTCGTACAACAGTAAAACAAATACGTTAGTTGTCTCTCAACTGACAACAGTTGAGGATGTTAAGAAGGGTGATGCTGTTGTAACAAGTGGTTTGGGTAGTAATTCACCAGAAGGATTAGTTGTTGGTGAAGTGACAGAAGTTAAAAAGAGCAAAACAGGTTTAGATTCAGAAGTATTAGTCACACCTGTTGCAGATATGTATGATGTAACACATGTGACAGTTATTAAACGCTTAGTCGGAACAGGAGAAAAATAA
- a CDS encoding VanZ family protein, with protein MKKQFKSGYAYLIICCLIMLVLFISSSQTYEQQNSVPFLENWLPGEPFKESLSSIEFSYANSVVSIKTMGYAKFIEFFIRKGAHFFTFFVLGGSLFLVLKPKLKPVYLVAIISWFSATGYAAMDEFHQMLTGGRTPLFQDVMLDSSGALTACVVLLIWFLVRKK; from the coding sequence ATGAAAAAACAGTTTAAATCAGGTTATGCTTATTTAATTATTTGCTGTTTGATTATGTTAGTTTTATTTATCAGCTCTTCTCAAACCTATGAACAACAAAATTCAGTCCCTTTTTTAGAAAATTGGTTACCAGGGGAACCTTTTAAAGAAAGTTTATCATCTATTGAATTTTCCTATGCTAATTCGGTAGTGAGTATTAAAACCATGGGTTATGCTAAGTTTATTGAGTTTTTTATTCGAAAAGGAGCCCATTTTTTTACTTTCTTTGTTCTAGGTGGTAGTTTATTTTTAGTGTTAAAACCTAAACTAAAACCAGTGTATTTAGTTGCTATTATCTCTTGGTTTAGCGCCACAGGATATGCTGCTATGGATGAATTCCATCAAATGTTAACAGGAGGTCGAACCCCTTTATTTCAAGATGTGATGCTAGACAGTTCAGGGGCATTAACTGCTTGTGTGGTGTTGTTAATTTGGTTTTTAGTTAGGAAAAAATAG
- a CDS encoding M3 family oligoendopeptidase, producing MTYSLTWDLDSIFDGGVESEALKQRILLLDDQITEYQTLVTDWNPDTDKPEFKQFEIIMTVQEKVSNGLGQTFSFVNAIQSADVSNKEAGSLLAGLYTKHTGFQNAEVLLTKKLTSMPDATWSQLLETPIAKKQGVTFNLEETRHTGKRLLSEEEETIINQLSTDGFNAWSTHYDTIVANITIPFEEDGEVIELSVGQAFNKMMSSADSDTRKRLFDKWEEVWSQQAPLFADTLNHLDGYRLTNNKLHGITDHLQIPLEYNRMQEKTLTAMWDAIAANKQPFVDFLTRKANLFGKEKMEWQDQDAPVILGDFEEKRYTFNEAADFIIENFNNFSPKMADFAKMTFEKSWIEAEDRPGKRPGGYCTGFPESQESRIFMTYGESVNEVSTLAHELGHAYHSHVMWDLPAISQDYAMNVAETASTFAELIVSDATLKQASSTEEKINLLDIKIQNAIAMFMNIHARFIFENNYHEARKHKVLTDTEITDLMLEAQKESYKDSLESYHPHFWASKLHFYIDSVPFYNFPYTFGYLFSLGIYAHAAKQGKSFEDEYVALLRDTASMTTEELALKHLGIDLTKPDFWQAGIDIIIKDVNEFLELTKPYV from the coding sequence ATGACATATTCATTAACATGGGATTTAGACTCAATCTTTGATGGAGGAGTCGAATCTGAAGCTCTAAAACAACGTATTTTACTTCTGGATGATCAAATTACAGAATACCAAACACTCGTGACTGATTGGAATCCTGACACTGATAAACCTGAGTTTAAACAATTTGAAATAATCATGACTGTTCAAGAGAAGGTTTCAAATGGTTTGGGACAAACATTTAGTTTTGTTAATGCCATTCAATCTGCTGATGTCTCTAACAAAGAAGCTGGTAGTTTACTTGCTGGATTATACACTAAACATACTGGTTTTCAAAATGCTGAAGTCTTACTGACGAAGAAACTTACCTCTATGCCTGATGCTACTTGGTCTCAACTTCTAGAAACACCTATTGCAAAAAAACAAGGAGTTACTTTTAATCTAGAAGAAACAAGACATACTGGCAAACGTTTGTTAAGTGAAGAAGAAGAAACAATCATTAACCAACTTTCCACAGATGGCTTTAATGCTTGGAGTACACATTACGATACGATTGTAGCCAATATTACCATTCCTTTTGAAGAAGATGGTGAAGTTATTGAACTATCTGTTGGACAGGCTTTTAATAAAATGATGAGCAGTGCTGATAGTGATACACGTAAACGTTTATTTGACAAGTGGGAGGAAGTTTGGTCTCAGCAAGCACCATTATTTGCAGATACCTTAAATCACCTTGATGGGTACCGTCTAACAAATAATAAACTTCATGGTATCACAGATCACTTACAAATTCCTTTAGAATACAACCGTATGCAAGAAAAAACATTGACTGCTATGTGGGATGCTATCGCAGCTAATAAACAACCATTCGTTGATTTCTTAACACGAAAAGCTAATTTGTTTGGAAAAGAAAAAATGGAGTGGCAAGATCAAGATGCTCCTGTTATTTTAGGTGATTTTGAAGAAAAACGTTATACTTTTAATGAAGCAGCAGATTTTATAATAGAGAACTTTAATAACTTTAGTCCTAAAATGGCTGATTTTGCTAAAATGACATTTGAAAAAAGTTGGATCGAAGCAGAAGATCGTCCTGGAAAACGCCCTGGTGGTTATTGCACTGGATTTCCTGAAAGTCAGGAGTCACGTATCTTTATGACTTACGGAGAATCAGTGAATGAAGTATCTACTCTAGCTCATGAACTAGGACATGCTTACCACTCACACGTTATGTGGGATTTACCTGCAATAAGCCAAGATTATGCTATGAACGTGGCAGAAACTGCTAGTACCTTTGCTGAATTGATTGTTTCTGATGCGACACTTAAACAAGCTTCATCAACAGAAGAAAAAATTAATTTATTAGATATTAAAATTCAAAATGCGATTGCCATGTTTATGAATATCCATGCTAGATTTATTTTTGAAAATAACTATCATGAAGCAAGAAAACATAAAGTACTGACAGATACAGAAATCACTGACTTAATGTTAGAAGCTCAAAAAGAAAGCTATAAAGACTCTCTTGAATCTTACCATCCACATTTTTGGGCAAGCAAATTACATTTTTACATTGATAGCGTACCTTTCTATAATTTCCCATATACATTTGGTTACTTATTTAGTCTAGGTATCTATGCTCATGCTGCAAAACAAGGTAAGTCATTTGAAGATGAATATGTTGCTTTACTACGTGATACTGCGTCTATGACAACAGAAGAACTAGCTCTAAAACATTTAGGTATTGATTTAACTAAACCTGACTTCTGGCAAGCTGGTATTGATATCATTATTAAAGACGTCAACGAATTTTTAGAATTAACCAAACCATATGTATAA